Proteins from one Rosa chinensis cultivar Old Blush chromosome 7, RchiOBHm-V2, whole genome shotgun sequence genomic window:
- the LOC112177272 gene encoding RHOMBOID-like protein 12, mitochondrial isoform X2, whose protein sequence is MVKNFTLSLYIITSGRLHTLITSAFSHLVVEDILLNMFLLSVFGKDVGRTFGPEFLLKLYLAGAIGGSVFYLVQYVLLASKDGDLSNSPILTLGAQGAVTAVMYFDLLQPCTCIPAFLYYLSILLMAYQIGDSISRIIQGNSSSGNAHVGGAAVATIAWQVLKYRIIHPHKLGC, encoded by the exons ATGGTCAAGAATTTTACT CTCTCACTATACATTATCACAAGTGGACGTCTTCACACATTGATAACTTCTGCATTTAGTCACTTGGTTGTTGAGGATATTCTTCTCAACATGTTCCTACTCTCTGTCTTTGGGAAAGAT GTTGGAAGAACTTTTGGCCCTGAATTTTTGCTAAAGTTGTATCTAGCTGGAGCTATTGGTGGCTCAGTCTTTTACTTGGTGCAATATGTCCTGCTTGCATCAAAG GACGGAGACCTTTCAAACAGTCCCATATTGACATTG GGCGCACAAGGTGCTGTTACTGCTGTGATGTACTTTGACTTGTTACAACCCTGCACATGCATTCCAGCTTTCCTCTACTATCTGAGCATTTTACTG ATGGCCTATCAAATTGGGGATTCCATTTCAAGGATCATACAG GGAAACAGTAGCTCAGGAAATGCACATGTGGGCGGCGCCGCAGTAGCAACTATTGCCTGG CAGGTTTTGAAATACCGAATCATTCACCCACACAAACTTGGATGTTGA
- the LOC112177272 gene encoding RHOMBOID-like protein 12, mitochondrial isoform X1, translated as MQRLLSVKLATNLPKTLSSSSLFHFQPHKTFSLTKPPQNLFFSSFPTHPLQHQHNLTQKVHGFFSNPLLRKHFSLDSANTLLRVSSKRLSDCRLAFLQRKIPKQNFQFFPSSDAHLSARRSWHGRVSSNDVLLGLIIANFAVFLLWKIADPVFMVKNFTLSLYIITSGRLHTLITSAFSHLVVEDILLNMFLLSVFGKDVGRTFGPEFLLKLYLAGAIGGSVFYLVQYVLLASKDGDLSNSPILTLGAQGAVTAVMYFDLLQPCTCIPAFLYYLSILLMAYQIGDSISRIIQGNSSSGNAHVGGAAVATIAWVRLRMGLRVF; from the exons ATGCAGAGGCTTCTTTCTGTGAAATTGGCCACAAACCTCCCTAAAACCCTCTCAAGCTCCTCTCTTTTCCACTTTCAGCCTCACAAAACCTTCTCCTTGACCAAACCACCCCAAAACCTCTTCTTTAGCTCCTTTCCCACACACCCACTTCAGCATCAACACAATCTCACTCAGAAAGTTCATGGCTTTTTCTCCAACCCATTACTCAGAAAGCACTTTTCTTTGGATTCCGCAAATACCCTTCTGAGAGTATCAAGCAAGAGGCTTTCGGATTGCAGGCTTGCCTTTCTCCAAAGAAAAATTCCCAAACAGAACTTTCAGTTCTTCCCAAGTTCTGATGCTCATCTGAGTGCTAG GAGATCATGGCATGGGAGGGTATCCAGTAATGACGTGCTTTTAGGATTGATTATAGCTAATTTTgctgtttttcttttatggaaGATAGCAGATCCTGTATTCATGGTCAAGAATTTTACT CTCTCACTATACATTATCACAAGTGGACGTCTTCACACATTGATAACTTCTGCATTTAGTCACTTGGTTGTTGAGGATATTCTTCTCAACATGTTCCTACTCTCTGTCTTTGGGAAAGAT GTTGGAAGAACTTTTGGCCCTGAATTTTTGCTAAAGTTGTATCTAGCTGGAGCTATTGGTGGCTCAGTCTTTTACTTGGTGCAATATGTCCTGCTTGCATCAAAG GACGGAGACCTTTCAAACAGTCCCATATTGACATTG GGCGCACAAGGTGCTGTTACTGCTGTGATGTACTTTGACTTGTTACAACCCTGCACATGCATTCCAGCTTTCCTCTACTATCTGAGCATTTTACTG ATGGCCTATCAAATTGGGGATTCCATTTCAAGGATCATACAG GGAAACAGTAGCTCAGGAAATGCACATGTGGGCGGCGCCGCAGTAGCAACTATTGCCTGGGTACGACTTCGTATGGGGCTTCGGGTATTCTAA